From the genome of Sphingobium sp. JS3065, one region includes:
- a CDS encoding Crp/Fnr family transcriptional regulator → MDMRFDLAQRPPRDVDFVLAAAPSTGCSSQYCDRCEVRDQAICADLGEQERAALNRIGRRVSLQAGQTVMWEGDSSTLVANVIEGTLKLSTSTGDGREQIVGVVYASDFIGRPFGARTPHSVTALTDARLCLYPRGAFDGFAREHAALEHRLLQRTLDDLDRTRAWMLLLGRKNAREKVATLLLDMRRRLRADRDGVIELPLSRQQIADVLGLTIETVSRQIGDLKRMGVIALAGRRGVRVVDVERLEGMADGE, encoded by the coding sequence ATGGATATGCGATTTGATCTGGCGCAAAGGCCGCCGCGGGACGTGGATTTCGTCCTGGCGGCGGCGCCGTCCACGGGCTGTAGCAGCCAATATTGCGACCGGTGCGAGGTGCGCGATCAGGCGATCTGCGCAGACCTGGGCGAACAGGAGCGCGCGGCGCTGAACCGGATCGGGCGGCGGGTGTCGTTGCAGGCCGGGCAGACCGTGATGTGGGAAGGCGACAGTTCGACGCTGGTCGCCAATGTGATCGAGGGGACGTTGAAGCTGTCCACCTCCACCGGCGACGGGCGCGAGCAGATCGTCGGCGTCGTCTATGCATCGGATTTCATCGGCCGGCCCTTTGGAGCGCGGACGCCGCACAGCGTCACGGCGCTGACCGATGCGCGGCTGTGCCTTTATCCGCGCGGGGCCTTTGACGGCTTTGCGCGGGAGCATGCGGCATTGGAGCATCGCTTGTTGCAGCGGACGCTGGACGATCTGGACCGGACGCGGGCGTGGATGCTGCTGCTGGGGCGGAAGAATGCGCGGGAGAAGGTGGCGACCTTGCTGCTCGACATGCGCAGGCGGCTTCGGGCGGACCGGGACGGGGTGATCGAATTGCCTTTGTCGCGGCAGCAGATCGCCGATGTGCTGGGGCTGACCATAGAGACGGTGTCGCGCCAGATCGGCGATTTGAAGCGGATGGGCGTGATCGCGCTGGCCGGGCGGCGCGGGGTGCGTGTTGTCGATGTCGAGCGGCTGGAGGGGATGGCCGACGGGGAATGA
- a CDS encoding OmpW/AlkL family protein: MSIKTILLGAAAGCVALAGPAQAAQGDVLVRLRGIMVAPNEKSGSVLPAFPGEKVKVDNSVMPEVDITYMATDHIGFELIAATTKHSASGRSGATGGIGRLASIWVLPPTLTAQYHFLPEGKIRPYVGAGVNYTLFYNEKASGALEGAVGATRVHMSDSFGWAGQVGVDIDLNERMFLNFDVKYIDIDTTARLSTAGAGVQRVKLELDPFVFGVGVGMKF; the protein is encoded by the coding sequence ATGAGCATCAAGACGATCCTGCTGGGCGCGGCCGCCGGTTGCGTGGCTCTGGCCGGGCCTGCACAGGCGGCGCAGGGCGACGTGCTGGTGCGGCTGCGCGGCATCATGGTCGCGCCCAACGAGAAGAGCGGGAGCGTGCTGCCCGCCTTTCCGGGCGAGAAGGTGAAGGTGGATAACAGCGTGATGCCGGAAGTCGACATCACCTATATGGCGACCGACCATATCGGCTTCGAACTGATCGCCGCGACCACCAAGCATAGCGCGAGCGGGCGGAGCGGCGCGACCGGAGGCATCGGCAGGCTGGCCTCCATCTGGGTGTTGCCGCCGACGCTGACGGCGCAATATCATTTCCTGCCGGAGGGGAAGATCAGGCCCTATGTCGGGGCGGGAGTGAATTATACGCTCTTCTATAATGAGAAGGCTTCGGGCGCGCTGGAAGGCGCGGTGGGCGCGACCAGGGTGCATATGTCCGACAGCTTCGGCTGGGCGGGGCAGGTCGGGGTCGACATCGACCTCAATGAGCGGATGTTTTTGAATTTCGACGTCAAATATATCGACATCGATACCACGGCGCGGCTGTCGACCGCCGGTGCGGGCGTGCAGAGGGTGAAGCTGGAGCTTGACCCCTTCGTCTTCGGCGTGGGCGTGGGGATGAAGTTCTGA
- a CDS encoding autotransporter outer membrane beta-barrel domain-containing protein: MIGRNSMRSPIRLGLAMGVSLFALGTGSAFAQFSPTCPDGSAGPLCLIGNTDSIGPIGGTLGTAIVVNNSGTISGDPAITAGQAVVLSVTNATGGVIGGGVNAIVSPARTGIPLLSFNISNAGTINGNVSYVEPTPVSPQNPLPGALYYYISDGGTLNGNLQLGTGFSSANFIQRGADDGVTGTISAGGGIDIYTRSYSQTQSLELGARTLPTSFEIEGFEVRGGATTVTLTGQGTTISLMGDGHVVNNGTINLLDTAGLYPQGVTVVPAAINYYQQRFATFQRAFVPPGTVPLYTPAYGDALASFVNEGTVNGDIRIATASFANNDEINLSTGGIGSVITTSAGEDFAFANAGTIEMTFNGQRSPTTNIEREFDEGVNAAVRIRQALETTTLAGATIGNSGSIVGGLDANVAADIFSFTNSGLIAGIDASGYFQRGLTLALGELDLVLPDANDEFNADSATIVNTVDGEIRDGFYAGAATQNLRFENHGRIAASAREGGTALLIETGLLQDDGPGDDDVIDIPAESFAFTNSGTIDGAVEIEIGNRVATFDNSGVVTRTELAIDQDNRPLFGGVAAFDVESETDVGHSIAFNNSGSIVGQDRGGSGLFIETEAGDGDEPGVPTADSTITLVNSGTIKATGGATVAVLNPNTQQLVVNQIAAVGIDQESSGAGVVTIENREGGLIEVSGTPTLLVPTPPVGDFVYSPVPNGVNGAMATAIGVAGKTVNIVNAGIIRGGAGSDYSAGGDFIIDNALGQPNRYLAGAIHTSGDQLDDDSGFLPSTDHVTNAATGVIIGSIDLNAGDDRIDNAGQISGDIYMREGDDTIVNAGVIAGTVRMGDGNDSFIHLLASAVQNGTVDGGAGEDTLSFDITGTTYTGSIDPALRNLFTGFEVDKIIGTGQVVVQQTVEVASGGPLNLTEGSSIVVAPGETAISGGATSVSVSNSGEVVGNVDLGGGDNVLTNMAGGSITGNIVTGDGANMISNQGGTITGNVTAGSGADSLVNSGAISGDVDLGAGADMLTIGTGGSFGGTVAAGGGTDVLAFNTGSSYAEQTTIDGSSFTGFEQLNNSAGVNGFTGNLDVETVNVTGGRLIGQAGSTLTGTVEVASGGTFGTAGAVNGDVTIGTGATLSPGASPGIMTINGNLTIANGTTTTFEFVPVGQSDQIVVNGGSVSIGDNTTVNLTGSLTPGASRDLIVVNGGGTISGEFDIVNRDPGIVGVLRNNGATLQLLGTFVAPTGVTSQTDAAIDYVNDLLIAGTASASLIDAVPLLLSGGTANAAAFGQLTPEAYASASQLGVEQGLALARAGRAGLAATTRETAGPFTFAQGLGGWRTLKGDGATGTATAKSHSYGVVGGIGFGNANGSIGAFVGYVDSRQTLLGRGARTNSDGVVAGLTGHFQSGGFEGTATVAYDWSEASTRRAVPGAATALSGDYRLRSLVLDGTLGYSFPMGGWAVRPEVGVTHVATRRGATTETGSAAFALAVDRAKTSATFIDGGIRLKDSGDGAGFHPWAALGVRHQLEGERSTARAGFVGNAARFTALGAGRKETMATAGAGVSYDLGTGLSLYGAYQGEFGGGRSHNVNVGVRFAF; this comes from the coding sequence ATGATCGGCCGGAATTCTATGCGTTCGCCCATTCGTCTGGGGCTCGCCATGGGCGTCAGCCTGTTCGCGCTGGGAACGGGCAGCGCCTTCGCGCAATTTTCGCCCACTTGCCCCGATGGCAGCGCGGGTCCGCTCTGCCTGATCGGCAACACGGATTCGATCGGCCCGATCGGCGGGACGCTGGGCACCGCCATCGTGGTGAACAACAGCGGCACGATTTCGGGCGACCCCGCCATCACCGCGGGCCAGGCGGTCGTGCTGTCGGTGACCAACGCGACCGGCGGCGTGATCGGCGGGGGCGTCAACGCCATCGTCTCGCCCGCCCGGACCGGCATTCCCCTGCTCAGCTTCAACATAAGCAACGCGGGCACGATCAACGGCAACGTCTCCTATGTGGAGCCGACCCCCGTCTCACCCCAAAATCCTCTGCCGGGCGCGCTTTATTATTATATCTCCGACGGCGGCACGCTGAACGGCAACCTGCAACTCGGAACGGGTTTCAGCAGCGCCAACTTCATCCAGCGCGGCGCGGACGACGGCGTGACGGGAACCATCTCCGCTGGCGGCGGCATCGATATCTACACGCGCAGCTATTCCCAGACGCAATCGCTGGAGCTTGGCGCGCGCACCCTGCCGACCAGCTTCGAGATTGAGGGGTTCGAGGTTCGCGGCGGTGCCACCACGGTGACGCTGACCGGCCAGGGGACGACGATCAGCCTGATGGGCGACGGCCATGTCGTGAACAATGGCACGATCAACCTGCTCGACACCGCGGGCCTTTACCCGCAGGGCGTGACCGTCGTGCCCGCCGCGATCAACTATTATCAACAGCGGTTCGCGACATTCCAGCGCGCCTTCGTGCCACCCGGCACCGTTCCGCTATACACGCCCGCCTATGGCGACGCCCTGGCCAGCTTCGTCAACGAAGGCACGGTCAACGGAGATATCCGGATCGCGACCGCGTCCTTCGCCAACAATGACGAGATCAACCTGAGCACGGGCGGCATCGGTTCGGTCATCACCACCTCGGCTGGCGAAGATTTCGCCTTCGCGAACGCCGGAACGATCGAAATGACGTTCAACGGCCAGCGTTCCCCCACGACCAATATCGAACGCGAGTTCGATGAGGGCGTGAACGCCGCCGTCCGCATCCGCCAGGCGCTGGAGACCACGACGCTGGCGGGCGCGACCATCGGCAACAGCGGCAGCATCGTCGGCGGCCTGGACGCCAATGTCGCGGCCGACATCTTCTCCTTCACCAACAGCGGCCTGATCGCCGGCATCGACGCCAGCGGATATTTCCAACGCGGCCTGACGCTGGCACTGGGCGAGCTGGACCTCGTCCTGCCCGACGCCAATGACGAGTTCAACGCGGACAGCGCGACGATCGTCAACACCGTCGACGGCGAGATTCGCGACGGCTTCTACGCGGGCGCCGCGACGCAGAATCTGCGGTTCGAAAATCATGGCAGGATCGCGGCCTCGGCGCGGGAGGGCGGCACGGCGCTCCTGATCGAGACCGGCCTGCTGCAGGATGACGGACCGGGCGACGACGATGTCATCGACATCCCGGCCGAAAGCTTCGCCTTCACGAACAGCGGCACCATCGACGGCGCGGTGGAGATCGAGATCGGCAACCGGGTGGCGACCTTCGACAATAGCGGCGTCGTGACCCGCACGGAACTGGCCATCGACCAGGATAATCGTCCGCTGTTCGGCGGCGTCGCCGCCTTCGACGTGGAATCGGAAACGGACGTCGGCCACAGCATCGCCTTCAACAACAGCGGCAGCATCGTCGGGCAGGATCGCGGCGGATCGGGCCTGTTCATCGAAACCGAAGCGGGCGACGGTGACGAGCCGGGCGTCCCGACGGCGGATTCGACAATCACCCTGGTCAACAGCGGCACGATCAAGGCGACCGGCGGCGCGACCGTGGCGGTCCTCAACCCCAACACCCAGCAGCTTGTCGTCAACCAGATCGCGGCGGTCGGCATCGACCAGGAAAGCAGCGGCGCGGGCGTGGTCACCATCGAAAACCGCGAAGGCGGACTGATAGAGGTGTCGGGCACGCCGACCCTCCTCGTCCCGACGCCGCCGGTGGGCGACTTTGTCTACAGCCCCGTGCCCAACGGCGTGAACGGCGCGATGGCGACCGCCATCGGCGTGGCGGGCAAGACCGTGAACATCGTCAATGCGGGCATCATCCGGGGCGGCGCGGGCAGCGACTATTCGGCGGGCGGCGACTTCATCATCGACAATGCGCTGGGCCAGCCCAACCGCTATCTGGCGGGCGCGATCCACACCAGCGGCGACCAGCTTGACGACGACAGCGGCTTCCTGCCCTCGACCGACCATGTGACGAACGCCGCGACCGGCGTCATCATCGGCTCCATCGACCTCAACGCAGGCGACGACCGCATCGACAATGCCGGGCAGATCAGCGGCGACATCTATATGCGCGAGGGCGACGACACCATCGTCAACGCAGGCGTCATCGCCGGAACGGTGCGGATGGGCGACGGCAACGACAGCTTCATCCACCTGCTCGCGTCAGCCGTGCAGAACGGAACGGTCGACGGCGGCGCGGGAGAGGACACGCTGTCCTTCGACATCACCGGCACGACCTATACCGGCTCGATAGACCCGGCGCTGCGCAATCTGTTCACCGGCTTCGAGGTCGATAAGATCATCGGCACCGGCCAGGTCGTCGTCCAGCAGACGGTGGAGGTCGCCAGCGGCGGTCCGCTCAACCTGACCGAGGGGTCCAGCATCGTCGTCGCCCCCGGCGAAACGGCGATCAGCGGCGGCGCGACCAGCGTCAGCGTGTCGAACAGCGGCGAAGTGGTCGGCAATGTCGATCTGGGCGGCGGCGACAATGTGCTGACCAACATGGCGGGCGGCTCCATCACCGGCAACATCGTCACCGGCGACGGCGCGAACATGATCAGCAACCAGGGCGGCACGATCACCGGCAACGTCACGGCGGGCAGCGGCGCCGACAGCCTGGTCAACAGCGGCGCCATATCCGGCGACGTCGACCTGGGCGCGGGCGCGGACATGCTGACCATCGGCACCGGCGGCAGCTTCGGCGGCACGGTCGCCGCGGGCGGCGGAACCGACGTGCTGGCGTTCAACACCGGCAGCAGCTATGCCGAACAGACGACCATCGACGGTTCCAGCTTCACCGGTTTCGAACAGCTCAACAACAGCGCCGGCGTGAACGGCTTCACCGGCAATCTGGATGTGGAGACGGTGAACGTCACCGGCGGCCGCCTGATCGGCCAGGCCGGATCGACCCTGACCGGGACCGTCGAGGTCGCCAGCGGCGGCACGTTCGGCACGGCAGGCGCCGTCAACGGCGACGTCACCATCGGAACGGGCGCCACCCTTTCGCCGGGCGCATCGCCGGGCATCATGACGATCAACGGCAATCTGACCATCGCCAACGGCACGACGACGACCTTCGAATTCGTGCCCGTGGGCCAGAGCGACCAGATCGTGGTCAATGGCGGTTCGGTGTCCATCGGCGACAATACGACCGTCAACCTGACAGGATCGCTGACGCCGGGGGCCTCGCGCGATCTGATCGTCGTCAATGGCGGCGGCACGATCAGCGGCGAATTCGACATCGTCAACCGCGATCCCGGCATCGTCGGCGTGCTGCGCAACAACGGCGCGACGCTGCAACTGCTGGGCACCTTCGTCGCGCCGACCGGCGTCACCAGCCAGACGGACGCGGCGATCGACTATGTCAACGATCTGCTGATCGCCGGCACCGCCAGCGCCTCGCTGATCGATGCCGTTCCCCTGCTGCTCAGCGGCGGCACCGCCAATGCGGCGGCATTCGGTCAGTTGACGCCTGAAGCCTATGCCAGCGCATCGCAGCTTGGCGTGGAACAGGGGCTGGCGCTGGCCAGGGCCGGGCGCGCGGGCCTGGCGGCGACGACCCGCGAGACGGCGGGCCCCTTCACCTTCGCGCAGGGCCTGGGCGGCTGGCGCACGCTGAAGGGCGACGGGGCGACCGGCACCGCCACGGCGAAGAGCCACAGCTACGGCGTCGTGGGCGGCATCGGCTTCGGCAACGCCAACGGCTCCATCGGCGCCTTCGTCGGCTATGTCGACAGCCGCCAGACCCTCCTCGGCCGGGGAGCGCGCACCAATTCCGACGGCGTGGTCGCGGGCCTGACGGGCCATTTCCAGAGCGGCGGTTTCGAGGGGACCGCGACCGTCGCCTATGACTGGAGCGAAGCCAGCACGCGCCGCGCCGTACCCGGCGCCGCGACCGCCCTGTCGGGCGACTATCGCCTGCGCAGCCTGGTTCTGGACGGCACGCTGGGCTACAGCTTCCCCATGGGCGGCTGGGCCGTCCGGCCTGAAGTCGGCGTGACGCATGTCGCCACGCGCCGGGGCGCGACGACGGAAACCGGCAGCGCCGCCTTCGCGCTGGCGGTCGACCGGGCCAAGACCAGCGCGACCTTCATCGACGGCGGCATCAGGCTGAAGGACTCCGGCGATGGCGCTGGCTTCCACCCCTGGGCGGCGCTGGGCGTGCGCCATCAGTTGGAGGGCGAACGCTCCACCGCGCGCGCAGGCTTTGTCGGCAACGCGGCGCGGTTCACGGCGCTGGGCGCAGGCCGCAAGGAAACGATGGCCACCGCCGGGGCCGGGGTCAGCTACGACCTTGGCACGGGCCTCAGCCTCTATGGCGCCTATCAGGGCGAATTTGGCGGCGGCCGCAGCCATAACGTCAATGTGGGCGTCCGCTTCGCCTTCTGA
- the hemN gene encoding oxygen-independent coproporphyrinogen III oxidase — MWTYHPDLLDRPVPRYTSYPTAAQFGGGVGAADLAARLDRVERDDALSLYVHIPYCHDICWYCGCNTGAANRVQRLTAYVEALEREIATVAGRLNGRGRVQRIAFGGGSPNSLPLVDFVRLLQQLLLCCDAHHAELSVELDPRRLDGQWISTMAAMGVDRVNLGVQSFTPHVQARIGRIQPLDMVERAVDQLRTAGIATGFDLMYGLPGQTADDLAATLDAAIAMRPARIALFGYAHMPRLLPRQRRIDAGGLPDLSTRFAMAAQGYEMLTGAGYDAIGFDHFALPHDGMAAAAREGRLRRNFQGFTDDPAEILLGLGASAISQFPDLIVQNEKQAGPWRALADAGQLTATRGTLRTPEDRRRGRIIETLLCQGEAHVGTAHPLPDLSRFEQLGLVRLSEGRVALTRDALPYARSIAACFDAYLQPAEQRFSHAV, encoded by the coding sequence ATGTGGACCTATCATCCCGACCTGCTCGACCGGCCCGTGCCGCGCTACACCAGCTATCCCACCGCCGCGCAGTTCGGCGGCGGCGTCGGCGCGGCTGACCTGGCCGCCCGGCTGGACCGGGTGGAAAGGGACGACGCGCTCTCCCTTTATGTCCACATCCCCTATTGCCACGACATCTGCTGGTATTGCGGTTGCAACACGGGCGCGGCGAACCGCGTCCAGCGCCTCACCGCCTATGTGGAGGCGCTGGAGCGGGAGATCGCGACGGTCGCCGGGCGGCTGAACGGCAGGGGACGGGTACAGCGCATCGCCTTTGGCGGCGGCAGCCCCAACAGCCTGCCGCTGGTCGATTTCGTCCGTCTGCTCCAGCAATTGCTGCTCTGCTGCGACGCGCATCATGCCGAATTGTCGGTGGAACTCGACCCCCGCCGCCTGGACGGGCAATGGATATCGACCATGGCCGCCATGGGCGTCGACCGGGTCAATCTGGGCGTGCAGAGCTTCACCCCCCATGTCCAGGCGCGCATCGGCCGCATCCAGCCGCTCGACATGGTGGAGCGCGCCGTGGACCAGCTTCGCACCGCCGGGATCGCGACGGGTTTCGACCTGATGTACGGCCTGCCCGGCCAGACGGCGGACGACCTCGCCGCCACGCTGGACGCCGCCATCGCGATGCGGCCCGCCCGCATCGCCCTGTTCGGCTATGCCCATATGCCCCGGCTGCTGCCCCGCCAGCGTCGCATCGACGCGGGCGGCCTGCCCGATCTTTCCACCCGCTTCGCCATGGCGGCGCAGGGCTATGAAATGCTGACCGGCGCGGGCTATGATGCGATCGGCTTCGACCATTTCGCCCTGCCCCATGACGGCATGGCCGCCGCCGCCCGCGAAGGCCGCCTGCGCCGCAATTTCCAGGGCTTCACCGATGATCCGGCGGAGATTTTGCTGGGCCTGGGCGCCAGCGCGATCAGCCAGTTTCCCGACCTGATCGTTCAGAATGAGAAACAGGCCGGTCCCTGGCGCGCCCTGGCCGACGCCGGACAATTGACCGCCACCCGCGGCACGCTCCGCACGCCGGAGGACCGCCGCCGCGGCCGCATCATCGAAACCCTGCTCTGCCAGGGCGAGGCGCATGTCGGCACGGCGCACCCGCTGCCCGACCTCAGCCGCTTCGAACAGCTCGGCCTCGTCCGCCTGAGCGAAGGCCGGGTCGCGCTGACGCGGGACGCCCTGCCCTATGCGCGCAGCATCGCGGCCTGCTTCGACGCCTATCTGCAACCGGCGGAACAGCGGTTCAGCCATGCGGTCTAG
- a CDS encoding helix-turn-helix transcriptional regulator: MRLDDGGLLAALHEGMFEQPLWHGFLEKLRARTGAAYASLAFRPVDEERIVELYAGPPPPLHLGRLFNEKYGRDPLPCRQMREARVYTLDELLDPGDAVHQGYRAEFLEPLGISNMRSVRVTEPSGMDAWLSCAGGREVGPAVGALLTALVPHLRIALRSFVAFEREKFRSSVTSEAFGRLNAGWLTLDARCRIVDMTPHLEQLFQRSSVLRRGRYDRLIPASPAVDRELTALVKGFAEDADGRPRAINLSRDPMIDMLVRPIQDRSLSVQSPPVAIAYISGDRWSQADRCDQLVDLFGLLPSEARLAWAIAQGMSIGEAADDLGLTVETARNYSKKIYAKTGARGQADLVRNILTSVLALA, translated from the coding sequence ATGCGACTGGACGATGGCGGATTATTGGCGGCCCTCCATGAGGGTATGTTCGAGCAACCCCTTTGGCATGGATTCCTGGAAAAGCTGCGGGCGCGGACGGGGGCGGCCTATGCCAGCCTGGCGTTCCGTCCGGTGGATGAGGAACGGATCGTCGAACTCTATGCCGGGCCGCCGCCGCCGCTGCATCTGGGCCGGTTGTTCAACGAAAAATATGGGCGCGACCCCCTGCCGTGCCGGCAGATGCGGGAGGCGCGGGTCTATACGCTGGACGAACTGCTCGATCCCGGCGACGCGGTGCATCAGGGCTATCGCGCCGAGTTTCTGGAGCCGTTGGGTATCAGCAACATGCGATCCGTCCGCGTCACCGAGCCGAGCGGGATGGACGCCTGGCTGAGCTGCGCGGGCGGGCGGGAGGTGGGTCCGGCGGTCGGCGCGCTGCTGACCGCGCTGGTGCCGCATCTGCGCATCGCGCTGCGCAGCTTCGTCGCGTTCGAGCGGGAGAAATTCCGGTCGTCAGTGACGTCGGAGGCGTTCGGGCGGCTCAATGCGGGCTGGCTGACGCTGGATGCGCGGTGCCGCATCGTGGACATGACGCCGCATCTGGAGCAGCTTTTCCAGCGGTCGAGCGTGCTGCGGCGGGGGCGTTACGACCGGCTGATACCCGCTTCCCCGGCGGTGGACCGGGAATTGACCGCGCTGGTCAAGGGCTTTGCGGAGGATGCGGACGGGCGGCCCAGGGCGATCAACCTCAGCCGCGATCCGATGATCGACATGCTGGTGCGTCCGATCCAGGACCGGTCCCTGTCGGTCCAGTCGCCGCCGGTCGCCATCGCCTATATCAGCGGAGACCGATGGTCGCAGGCGGACCGGTGCGACCAGTTGGTCGACCTGTTCGGCCTGCTGCCCAGCGAGGCGCGGCTGGCCTGGGCCATCGCGCAGGGCATGTCGATTGGCGAGGCGGCCGACGATCTGGGGCTGACGGTGGAGACGGCGCGCAACTATTCGAAGAAAATCTACGCCAAGACCGGGGCGCGGGGGCAGGCGGACCTGGTGCGCAACATTTTGACGAGCGTGCTGGCGTTGGCCTGA
- the cysD gene encoding sulfate adenylyltransferase subunit CysD produces MIDSKRLTHLERLEAESIHILREVVAEAEKPVMLYSVGKDSAVMLHLARKAFYPSPPPFPLLHVDTTWKFRAMYDLRDRMARESGMELLVYHNPEAQERGINPFDHGPLHTDMWKTEGLKQALGLYGFDAAFGGARRDEEKSRAKERIFSFRTASHGWDPKNQRPELWNLYNARKNKGESIRIFPISNWTELDIWQYIHLNDVPIVPLYFAEERPTVERDGMLLMVDDERFPLKPGEEPVMRSIRFRTLGCYPLTGAVESAAKTLPEVIQETLLTTTSERQGRAIDKDASGAGMEKKKQEGYF; encoded by the coding sequence ATGATCGATTCGAAAAGGCTGACGCATCTGGAGCGTCTGGAGGCGGAGAGCATCCATATCCTGCGGGAGGTGGTGGCGGAGGCCGAGAAGCCGGTGATGCTGTACAGCGTGGGCAAGGATTCTGCCGTGATGCTGCATCTGGCGCGCAAGGCCTTCTATCCCTCGCCCCCGCCCTTTCCACTGCTGCATGTCGACACCACCTGGAAATTCAGGGCGATGTACGACCTGCGCGACCGCATGGCGCGGGAAAGCGGCATGGAATTGCTGGTCTATCACAATCCCGAAGCGCAGGAACGCGGCATCAACCCGTTCGACCACGGCCCGCTGCACACCGACATGTGGAAGACGGAGGGGCTGAAACAGGCGCTGGGCCTCTACGGCTTCGACGCGGCCTTCGGCGGCGCCCGCCGCGACGAGGAGAAGAGCCGGGCGAAGGAGCGCATCTTCTCCTTCCGCACCGCCTCCCACGGCTGGGACCCCAAGAACCAGCGGCCGGAACTGTGGAACCTCTACAACGCCCGCAAGAACAAGGGGGAGAGCATCCGCATCTTCCCGATCAGCAACTGGACCGAACTCGACATCTGGCAATATATCCACCTGAACGACGTGCCCATCGTGCCGCTCTATTTCGCGGAGGAGCGCCCGACCGTGGAGCGCGACGGCATGCTGCTGATGGTCGACGATGAACGCTTCCCCCTGAAACCGGGCGAGGAGCCGGTGATGCGCTCCATCCGCTTCCGCACACTGGGCTGCTATCCGCTGACCGGCGCGGTGGAGAGCGCGGCGAAAACGCTGCCGGAGGTGATCCAGGAAACGCTGCTCACCACCACGTCCGAACGCCAGGGCCGCGCCATCGACAAGGATGCGAGCGGCGCGGGCATGGAGAAGAAGAAGCAGGAAGGCTACTTCTGA